One window from the genome of Terrimicrobium sacchariphilum encodes:
- the kdpA gene encoding potassium-transporting ATPase subunit KdpA, translating into MFALDILQAALFAAALILLTPPLGLYMARVLEGRWRFLAPVETAIYRLCGIRELREMSWRQYAGALIAFNIIGLAVLLAILMGQGFLPLNPQSLPGMKFLLALNTAISFVTNTNWQAYSGESALSYFSQMAGLTVQNFVSPAVGVAVMLGLIRGFVRRTGTTVGNFWADLVRTVLYILLPLSILFTIVLAGQGVVQNLSGYVTATTVEGAQQSIPMGPAASQVAIKQLGTNGGGFFGVNSAHPFENPTPLTNFLELLAIFLIPAALTYTFGVLTGDRRQGWALFGAMFILFLAGFAASWWAESRPNPITHVPINMEGKEQRFGVMNSVLWSTATTDASNGSVNSMHDSLSPIAGMVAMLNMKLGEVIYGGVGAGMYGMLMYVLLTVFIAGLMVGRTPEYLGKKIEAREVRLAVIALFVPSGLILVGAAIAASVPAGLSSLANAGPHGLSEILYAFASALGNNGSAFAGLTVDTPFYNLMLGAGMLIGRFIVIIPALMIAGSMVRKTAAPPSPGTFPTNTPLFAALLVSVILIVSALFFLPALTLGPISEHMVMLQGRTF; encoded by the coding sequence ATGTTCGCATTGGACATTCTTCAGGCCGCGCTCTTCGCGGCAGCACTCATTCTATTGACTCCCCCGCTGGGCCTGTACATGGCCCGGGTATTGGAAGGACGATGGCGGTTCCTCGCCCCCGTCGAGACGGCCATCTACCGGCTCTGCGGCATCCGTGAGCTGCGCGAGATGAGCTGGAGGCAATACGCGGGAGCGCTCATCGCCTTCAATATCATCGGGCTGGCGGTGCTCCTCGCCATCCTGATGGGGCAGGGTTTCCTCCCGCTGAATCCGCAGAGCCTGCCGGGGATGAAGTTCCTTCTCGCGCTGAATACGGCAATCAGCTTCGTGACCAATACGAACTGGCAGGCGTATTCGGGTGAGTCGGCGTTGAGCTACTTCAGCCAGATGGCCGGGCTGACGGTGCAGAACTTCGTGAGTCCCGCCGTGGGCGTCGCGGTGATGCTCGGGCTCATCCGCGGATTCGTCCGGCGCACCGGCACGACGGTGGGCAATTTTTGGGCCGACCTCGTACGAACGGTTCTCTATATCCTGCTCCCGCTCTCGATTCTTTTTACCATCGTGCTGGCTGGCCAGGGCGTGGTGCAAAACCTCTCGGGTTACGTCACGGCCACGACCGTGGAGGGAGCGCAGCAGTCCATTCCCATGGGCCCGGCGGCTTCCCAGGTCGCAATCAAGCAGCTCGGCACGAATGGCGGAGGGTTCTTCGGCGTGAACAGCGCCCATCCGTTTGAGAACCCGACCCCGCTGACAAACTTCCTCGAACTCCTCGCCATCTTTCTCATCCCGGCGGCGCTGACGTACACCTTCGGCGTCCTGACCGGCGACCGTCGCCAGGGCTGGGCGCTCTTTGGCGCGATGTTCATCCTGTTCCTCGCGGGCTTCGCGGCGAGCTGGTGGGCGGAGAGCCGGCCAAATCCCATCACGCATGTCCCGATCAACATGGAGGGCAAGGAGCAGAGGTTCGGCGTGATGAACAGCGTGCTCTGGTCGACCGCCACGACGGACGCCTCGAACGGGTCAGTCAATTCCATGCACGACAGTCTCTCGCCCATCGCCGGGATGGTGGCGATGCTCAACATGAAGCTCGGCGAGGTGATCTACGGCGGCGTGGGCGCGGGCATGTACGGCATGCTCATGTATGTGCTGCTGACGGTCTTCATCGCCGGGCTGATGGTGGGCCGCACGCCGGAGTACCTCGGAAAGAAGATCGAGGCGCGTGAGGTGCGGCTTGCCGTCATCGCGCTCTTCGTCCCGAGCGGGCTGATCCTCGTCGGCGCGGCCATCGCGGCATCGGTTCCGGCCGGGCTCTCCAGCCTCGCCAACGCAGGACCACATGGATTGAGCGAGATTCTGTATGCCTTCGCCTCGGCGCTGGGCAACAACGGCAGCGCCTTTGCCGGGCTCACGGTCGACACGCCGTTTTACAACCTCATGCTCGGCGCAGGCATGTTGATCGGGCGCTTCATCGTCATCATTCCGGCGCTGATGATCGCGGGCAGCATGGTGCGCAAGACCGCCGCGCCGCCCTCGCCCGGCACCTTCCCGACGAACACGCCGCTCTTCGCCGCGCTCCTTGTGAGCGTGATCCTGATCGTGAGCGCGCTGTTCTTCTTGCCCGCCCTCACCCTCGGCCCGATCTCGGAGCACATGGTGATGCTCCAAGGTCGCACGTTCTAA
- a CDS encoding DUF6600 domain-containing protein, which produces MKFPLLLAAIVALLGIFPSGASAQTQSPVTFDTFFHELSPYGEWIDVDGYGTSWRPKVDSDWRPYTDGRWAQTDAGWTWMSNEPWGWITYHYGRWTTLEDGAWIWVPGYEWAPAWVSWRTNDDYIGWAPLPPEAVWEPSAGFNTSVDASYGIGIQVYTFCPVQYLGWPALRPVLMPVRQNGVILPTTTNVTKIAVRNNAIYCNGPDYARINQQGQYSVPQYQIQKYQDAVGWPASAEQQALLKQGVLPVRAPRVYPIFSATSQRSVTVRIPRHQNGPPPQQSAVQPAQAAQTVTVQPQPRIVGYPAPQQSNPSNSPTVQTVVPPVQYQQQQQAQQYQINANRQRRQEIQQQAPSSDTAVRIQQQQEQMQERNRQIQDTQQRMMRQSQQQSQADAMQQQREAMQIQLQQQQNRQQQQVRPQNQPRSQQTPPPGSGWKTLNNY; this is translated from the coding sequence ATGAAATTTCCCCTCCTCCTGGCGGCAATCGTTGCCCTGCTGGGAATTTTTCCTTCCGGAGCATCCGCCCAGACCCAATCTCCGGTCACTTTTGACACATTTTTTCATGAACTTTCCCCCTACGGCGAGTGGATCGACGTGGATGGCTACGGCACGAGCTGGCGCCCCAAGGTGGACTCCGACTGGCGTCCCTACACGGATGGCCGTTGGGCGCAAACGGACGCGGGATGGACTTGGATGTCCAACGAACCATGGGGATGGATCACCTACCACTATGGTCGATGGACCACGCTGGAAGACGGTGCCTGGATCTGGGTGCCTGGATACGAATGGGCTCCCGCCTGGGTATCCTGGCGCACAAATGATGACTATATCGGCTGGGCTCCCCTGCCCCCTGAGGCCGTATGGGAACCCTCGGCCGGATTCAACACGAGCGTTGATGCTTCCTACGGGATCGGAATTCAGGTCTATACCTTCTGCCCGGTACAATATCTCGGCTGGCCGGCACTGCGTCCCGTATTGATGCCGGTGAGGCAGAACGGAGTGATCCTGCCCACGACGACCAATGTCACGAAGATCGCGGTGCGCAATAACGCGATCTACTGCAATGGGCCCGACTACGCTCGGATCAACCAGCAGGGGCAGTACTCCGTCCCGCAATACCAGATCCAGAAGTACCAGGATGCCGTCGGGTGGCCGGCTTCGGCGGAACAACAGGCTCTCTTGAAGCAAGGCGTGCTGCCCGTGCGAGCTCCCAGGGTTTATCCGATATTTTCCGCGACGAGCCAGCGCAGCGTGACCGTCCGGATTCCGCGCCACCAAAATGGGCCACCTCCCCAACAATCCGCCGTTCAACCCGCTCAAGCAGCGCAGACCGTCACAGTGCAACCACAACCTCGCATAGTCGGCTACCCGGCCCCCCAGCAGTCGAACCCTTCCAATTCGCCAACTGTGCAAACCGTTGTCCCTCCGGTTCAGTACCAGCAGCAACAGCAGGCACAACAATACCAGATCAACGCCAACCGCCAGCGTCGCCAGGAAATCCAGCAGCAGGCGCCCTCATCCGACACCGCTGTACGCATCCAGCAACAACAGGAGCAGATGCAGGAACGCAACCGCCAGATCCAGGATACCCAGCAGCGAATGATGCGGCAGAGCCAACAACAAAGCCAGGCAGACGCAATGCAACAGCAGCGCGAAGCCATGCAGATACAACTCCAGCAGCAACAGAATCGCCAGCAGCAGCAGGTCCGCCCACAGAATCAGCCAAGGTCCCAGCAAACACCACCGCCTGGAAGCGGATGGAAGACCCTAAACAACTACTAG
- the tuf gene encoding elongation factor Tu has product MAKEQFQRTKPHVNIGTIGHVDHGKTTLTAAITTVLAKAGKAKAMNYADIDAAPEEKERGITINTAHVEYETDNRHYAHVDCPGHADYVKNMITGAAQMDGAILVVSSADGPMPQTREHILLARQVGVPSIVVFMNKVDMVDDKDLLDLVEMEVRELLSKYEFPGDDIPIVKGSALKALEGDAEYEKLILDLMSAVDEYIPTPERPKDLPFLMPVEDVFNIEGRGTVATGRVERGILKKMEEVEIVGIKPTVKTTVTDIEMFRKLLDSAEAGDNVGVLLRGVKKEDIERGQVIAKPGSIKPHRKFKAEIYVLSKDEGGRHTPFFSNYRPQFYFRTTDVTGTIKLPEGVEMVMPGDNVSIEVELITPIAMEKTIRFAIREGGRTVGAGRVADILE; this is encoded by the coding sequence ATGGCAAAAGAACAGTTCCAGAGAACAAAACCGCACGTCAACATCGGCACGATCGGCCACGTTGACCACGGCAAGACTACGCTCACGGCCGCTATCACGACCGTGCTCGCCAAGGCTGGCAAAGCCAAGGCGATGAACTACGCTGATATCGACGCTGCTCCCGAAGAAAAAGAGCGCGGTATCACGATCAACACCGCTCACGTTGAGTACGAGACCGACAACCGCCACTACGCGCACGTCGACTGTCCCGGACACGCCGACTATGTGAAGAACATGATCACCGGCGCGGCCCAGATGGACGGTGCTATCCTCGTCGTCAGCTCCGCAGACGGCCCGATGCCCCAGACCCGCGAGCACATCCTCCTCGCCCGTCAGGTCGGCGTTCCGTCGATCGTCGTGTTCATGAACAAGGTGGACATGGTGGACGACAAGGACCTCCTCGACCTCGTCGAGATGGAAGTCCGCGAACTCCTGAGCAAATACGAATTTCCTGGCGACGACATTCCGATCGTCAAGGGCAGCGCTCTCAAGGCTCTCGAAGGAGACGCCGAGTACGAGAAGCTGATCCTCGACCTCATGTCCGCCGTTGACGAATACATCCCGACGCCGGAGCGTCCGAAGGATCTTCCCTTCCTCATGCCGGTGGAAGACGTGTTCAACATTGAAGGTCGCGGCACTGTCGCCACCGGTCGTGTCGAGCGCGGTATCCTCAAGAAGATGGAAGAAGTCGAGATCGTTGGCATCAAGCCGACCGTCAAGACGACCGTCACCGACATCGAAATGTTCCGCAAGCTTCTCGACTCCGCCGAAGCCGGCGACAACGTCGGTGTGCTTCTCCGCGGTGTTAAGAAGGAAGACATCGAGCGCGGTCAGGTCATCGCCAAGCCCGGTTCGATCAAGCCCCACCGCAAGTTCAAGGCTGAGATCTACGTGCTGAGCAAGGACGAAGGCGGCCGTCACACGCCGTTCTTCTCGAACTATCGCCCGCAGTTCTATTTCCGTACCACGGACGTGACCGGCACCATCAAGCTCCCCGAGGGCGTTGAAATGGTTATGCCTGGTGACAACGTCTCCATCGAGGTCGAGCTGATCACTCCGATCGCCATGGAAAAGACGATCCGTTTCGCTATCCGCGAAGGCGGCCGCACCGTCGGTGCTGGACGCGTGGCGGATATTCTGGAATAA
- a CDS encoding preprotein translocase subunit SecE, with protein MIGKIRKFVTEVRVELGKAQWPWDPNEKGFKRYKELADSTMVVLIAMVILGAYIALFDFFLINIVGFLTRQ; from the coding sequence ATGATCGGTAAGATCCGCAAGTTTGTCACCGAGGTCCGTGTGGAGCTCGGCAAAGCCCAGTGGCCTTGGGACCCCAACGAAAAAGGTTTCAAGCGCTACAAAGAGCTGGCGGATTCGACCATGGTGGTTTTGATCGCGATGGTCATCCTGGGCGCATACATCGCACTTTTTGATTTCTTCCTCATCAACATCGTCGGTTTCCTGACCAGACAGTAA
- the nusG gene encoding transcription termination/antitermination protein NusG: MPIAPRDQWYVVHVLSGQEQKVQDNLVRRIKLEEMSDYVYEVLIPTERVQEIKRGKKTETTRKFFPGYLIVNMHLLDDNNQLVDKTWYFVRETDGVIGFAGSKDRPTPMRTKEVEGLLAQVREREDTVKPKISFEVGDKVKVADGPFQNQNGIVEEIDPERGKLRVSVTIFGRETPVDLEYWQVEKA; this comes from the coding sequence ATGCCAATCGCACCCCGAGACCAGTGGTATGTCGTGCACGTTCTCTCCGGACAGGAGCAGAAAGTGCAGGACAATCTCGTCCGCCGTATCAAGCTCGAGGAGATGAGCGATTATGTGTACGAGGTTCTCATTCCTACGGAACGCGTGCAGGAGATCAAGCGCGGCAAGAAGACCGAGACCACTCGCAAGTTCTTCCCCGGCTATCTGATCGTCAACATGCACCTGCTGGATGACAACAACCAGCTCGTCGACAAGACCTGGTACTTCGTCCGCGAAACGGACGGCGTGATCGGATTCGCCGGTTCGAAAGACCGCCCGACTCCCATGCGTACCAAGGAAGTCGAGGGTCTGCTGGCCCAGGTCCGCGAACGTGAGGACACCGTAAAGCCAAAGATCAGCTTCGAAGTCGGAGACAAGGTCAAGGTGGCCGATGGTCCGTTCCAGAACCAGAATGGTATCGTCGAGGAAATCGATCCCGAGCGCGGCAAGCTGCGCGTATCGGTTACCATCTTCGGTCGCGAGACCCCGGTGGACCTTGAATACTGGCAGGTCGAAAAGGCCTGA
- the waaF gene encoding lipopolysaccharide heptosyltransferase II, which yields MVDRITYFLALGIISVIRCLPLGAAFVLGQSLGALLWAILPSYRRLARENLTRVFGEEKTPAEIRALTFKHFTTLGANSVCALNIAGASQKVIAKAAWIAHPERLQKHLAAGRPAVIAINHIGNWELYAQMVFMMPEIKFGTVYQALRNKPLDDLINQDRRRLGVATFDRKRGFNEAIALLRQPGVVGVLVDQNAGDGGIFMPFFNRLSSTSPLAATLAIRTEAAVVPIAIFTEGFAKWRVEISEEVPYDPAQPEQLTLDINKALERQIRESPADWFWVHNRWKTPLPHFLTVTQKRGVYLPEGEKETLKPFRIVVRSPNWLGDAVMSFRAARAFKLGRPDTHLAILTPAKLAGLWKLVPEVDEIIPFEPKESIFSVAKKLRGRFDVAVLFPNSLRSALEAWLAGIPRRFGYRGHNREYFLNQIPSEKKKKKKKVAPKPEHHADRYFTLAEKCGGVEPPPLPRRSRPAPGKPVIGVCPGAEYGPAKRWPAESFRKTMDLVSAKLDCKWVILGVSADQPIAAEIIEGFPGEVEDLTGKTSLDGLVETLETLTALVTNDTGTMHLADFLGVPLVSIFGSTEPDLTGPRKDKSVVIRHRVECSPCFLRDCPVDFRCMAAVTPEEVSSRVLELVNGGQ from the coding sequence ATGGTTGACCGTATTACGTACTTTCTGGCGCTGGGCATCATCTCGGTAATCCGATGTCTGCCACTCGGCGCGGCCTTTGTTCTTGGCCAGTCGCTCGGGGCGCTGCTGTGGGCCATCCTGCCCAGCTATCGGCGGCTCGCAAGGGAAAATCTCACCCGCGTCTTTGGCGAGGAGAAAACCCCGGCGGAAATCCGCGCGCTGACCTTCAAGCACTTCACCACGCTCGGAGCCAATAGCGTGTGCGCCCTGAACATCGCCGGAGCTTCACAGAAGGTCATCGCCAAGGCCGCGTGGATCGCCCATCCCGAGCGCCTGCAAAAGCACCTCGCCGCCGGTCGCCCCGCCGTCATCGCCATCAACCACATCGGCAACTGGGAGCTTTACGCCCAGATGGTTTTCATGATGCCGGAGATCAAGTTTGGCACAGTCTATCAGGCGCTGCGCAACAAGCCGCTCGACGACCTGATCAACCAGGACCGCCGCCGCCTCGGGGTGGCCACCTTTGACCGCAAGAGGGGCTTTAACGAAGCCATCGCCCTCCTGCGCCAGCCCGGCGTGGTCGGCGTACTGGTCGACCAGAATGCCGGGGATGGCGGCATTTTCATGCCGTTCTTCAACCGCCTGAGCTCCACCTCGCCGCTGGCAGCCACGCTGGCCATCCGCACGGAAGCCGCCGTGGTGCCGATCGCGATCTTCACCGAGGGCTTCGCCAAATGGCGCGTCGAGATCAGCGAGGAGGTGCCCTACGACCCCGCGCAGCCCGAACAGCTCACCCTCGACATCAACAAGGCGCTCGAGCGGCAGATCCGCGAGTCGCCCGCCGACTGGTTCTGGGTGCACAACCGCTGGAAAACCCCTCTCCCGCACTTCCTCACCGTCACGCAGAAGCGCGGCGTATACCTCCCCGAGGGCGAAAAGGAGACGCTGAAGCCCTTCCGTATCGTCGTGCGCTCGCCGAACTGGCTGGGCGACGCCGTAATGAGCTTCCGCGCCGCCCGCGCCTTCAAGCTCGGCCGTCCCGACACACACCTCGCCATCCTCACCCCCGCCAAGCTGGCCGGGCTGTGGAAACTCGTGCCCGAGGTGGACGAGATCATCCCCTTTGAGCCAAAAGAGTCGATTTTCTCCGTGGCGAAAAAGCTCCGCGGTCGCTTCGACGTGGCGGTGCTTTTTCCGAATTCGCTACGCAGCGCGCTTGAGGCGTGGCTGGCAGGCATCCCGCGGCGATTCGGCTACCGCGGGCACAATCGCGAGTATTTCCTCAACCAGATTCCCTCGGAGAAAAAGAAGAAGAAAAAGAAGGTGGCTCCCAAGCCTGAACACCACGCGGACCGGTACTTCACGTTGGCCGAGAAGTGCGGCGGAGTCGAACCTCCGCCCCTCCCCCGCCGCAGCCGCCCGGCTCCCGGCAAGCCTGTGATCGGCGTCTGCCCCGGCGCGGAATATGGCCCTGCCAAGCGCTGGCCCGCCGAGAGCTTCCGCAAGACGATGGACCTGGTCTCGGCGAAACTGGACTGCAAATGGGTAATCCTGGGCGTTTCGGCCGACCAGCCCATCGCCGCCGAAATTATTGAGGGATTCCCCGGCGAGGTGGAAGACCTGACCGGCAAGACCTCCCTCGACGGCCTCGTGGAGACACTGGAAACGCTCACCGCACTCGTCACCAACGATACCGGCACGATGCACCTCGCGGATTTCCTCGGCGTACCGCTCGTCTCGATCTTTGGCTCCACCGAGCCCGACCTCACTGGCCCGCGCAAGGACAAGAGCGTCGTGATCCGGCATCGCGTCGAGTGCAGTCCATGCTTCCTGCGGGATTGCCCGGTGGATTTCCGCTGTATGGCCGCCGTGACCCCGGAAGAAGTCTCCAGCCGTGTGCTGGAGCTGGTAAATGGTGGGCAGTGA
- a CDS encoding 5-(carboxyamino)imidazole ribonucleotide synthase, with product MQNENEHPSRADAPAKRNSINPGSTVGILGGGQLGRMFGIAARRMGYRVHAFEPNPDSPAGQISDVEVTASFTDTEALARFASGVDAISFEFENIPLSAVQAVESICPVRPRGEVLHICQNREREKTFLRQNGFPHAEFRVVDSAESLAKAIGEIGTPSVLKTADFGYDGKGQVKLNGSVDAAQLWENFGAPRGVLEAWVPFELELSVVVARGVDGVAVSFPPSENIHTHHILDLSIVPGRFSPEVAEAAEKLAREIAVALDVVGLLAVEFFLTRDGKLVVNELAPRPHNSGHYTFDACATSQFEQQLRAVCGLPLGSPELLTPVVMWNILGHLWKDGEPRWDVVLSEPKAKLHLYGKAEARPGRKMGHVCVLGPVDEALATIARLKSALGDER from the coding sequence ATGCAGAACGAGAACGAGCACCCTAGCCGAGCCGATGCTCCGGCGAAAAGGAATTCCATCAACCCCGGCAGCACCGTCGGCATCCTCGGCGGAGGCCAACTCGGGCGCATGTTTGGCATCGCCGCCCGGCGGATGGGGTACAGGGTGCACGCTTTTGAGCCCAACCCGGACAGCCCGGCTGGCCAGATCAGCGATGTCGAGGTGACAGCCTCGTTCACGGATACCGAGGCGCTGGCCCGGTTCGCCTCTGGGGTGGATGCGATTTCCTTTGAGTTTGAGAATATCCCGCTCAGCGCCGTGCAGGCGGTCGAGTCGATCTGCCCGGTGCGCCCGCGCGGCGAGGTGTTGCACATCTGCCAGAACCGCGAGCGCGAAAAGACCTTCCTGCGCCAGAATGGCTTCCCACATGCGGAGTTCCGCGTGGTGGATTCTGCGGAATCCCTCGCGAAAGCCATAGGCGAGATCGGCACCCCATCTGTGCTGAAGACGGCGGATTTCGGCTACGACGGCAAGGGGCAGGTGAAACTCAACGGCTCCGTCGATGCGGCTCAACTCTGGGAGAACTTCGGCGCGCCGCGCGGCGTGCTGGAGGCCTGGGTGCCTTTTGAGCTGGAGCTTTCCGTCGTCGTGGCTCGAGGGGTGGATGGCGTGGCGGTTTCCTTCCCGCCCTCGGAGAATATCCACACCCACCACATCCTCGATCTTTCGATTGTCCCTGGGCGTTTTTCGCCCGAGGTCGCCGAGGCAGCGGAAAAGCTCGCTCGGGAAATCGCTGTCGCGCTCGACGTGGTCGGCCTGCTGGCGGTGGAGTTTTTCCTGACCCGCGATGGCAAACTCGTTGTCAACGAACTCGCCCCGCGTCCGCATAATTCCGGCCACTACACCTTCGACGCCTGCGCCACGAGTCAGTTCGAACAGCAACTCCGCGCCGTCTGCGGCCTGCCGTTGGGTTCGCCGGAGCTCCTCACACCCGTCGTGATGTGGAACATCCTCGGCCACCTTTGGAAAGACGGCGAGCCTCGCTGGGATGTCGTCCTCTCCGAGCCGAAAGCCAAGCTGCATCTCTACGGCAAGGCCGAGGCGCGGCCTGGCCGCAAGATGGGCCACGTCTGCGTGCTCGGTCCGGTCGACGAGGCCCTTGCCACGATCGCGCGGCTCAAGTCCGCGCTCGGCGACGAACGCTAA
- a CDS encoding tetratricopeptide repeat protein translates to MKVSPVTACVVISGVFGLVVALGYYYYSEQSASTVVVSTGVPVARDEARLMRTEEGWTVRLISQYLADLGALAKKGEIEEVVLAYPSAGLYEVAARGVNTPLAVGKTGVWNPETYREWARLMLPAPDDALSNQTAEGLLTRLLSPGIVVYSEENRRISEFLQAHPGSGEGWLQAAILCGVMAFNDHSGMFRDIRPALDRMTAFLAAADALGVSKESPGRKVAEALRLTLCGQQRDALAMNLPAQGKLADWKEIIRLRNSMDWRSGRPAAGMGSPALQHEYFRALTMAINEMSGIDFLEEIKLEKIDLGYCRIANERYLSVRGGHIFSKPILIPELQEIAYAAKAEGFEPSDKSWSWLKEYLDTPEGSPVTAGRDGSLRLQVAGRNLLSGMQQRSLMQGLDSLYAFLNDKWGVKDEASEVKAFIVNQLPSLRYKPFLERSMERDARRYEMMNDPLRKIIQEQPEMVTPCLWASLRRNKDGDDVPAQVPDWHRWFHPEIPSGTAFEEETRLYDIGVGDETDKVWMTELLDRAPYSYRLAYNLAYIDNGSSHDHIKPAMFEKYMADMLGFHRRAMRTLANSYYDQPAEYEKYSSRVAEIDPDEYLDLGFYFRERDDAGKAARYYLLGFEKARDRVRTANNSLWLVKYLHGKGDAEMAEKVGADAAEVYSYTGLQSYIWLQEATGRWSGALDTARKCDERYSKGKPVEESAHLIRAMKAAPQYVDREQYDRLIGSIFPAGIQEVTLASFSVPPQKGVSIRETNSFLERNGLKSGMIIVALDGYRTDTFDQYLMVRAMTTEPLMKLVVWDGQKYSELTPSVDDRRFGVDMGDYIASTQ, encoded by the coding sequence GTGAAAGTTTCACCTGTAACGGCCTGTGTCGTGATTTCGGGAGTCTTCGGACTCGTGGTTGCCCTGGGATATTATTACTACTCCGAGCAAAGCGCATCGACGGTCGTAGTGAGCACCGGTGTTCCGGTGGCGAGGGATGAGGCGAGACTGATGCGCACGGAGGAAGGCTGGACCGTACGGTTGATCTCCCAATATCTCGCGGACCTCGGCGCTCTCGCAAAAAAGGGGGAGATTGAAGAAGTGGTATTGGCCTATCCCTCGGCGGGACTCTACGAGGTCGCTGCTCGCGGAGTAAATACGCCCCTGGCTGTCGGGAAGACAGGAGTATGGAATCCCGAGACCTATCGTGAGTGGGCGCGACTCATGCTGCCTGCCCCGGACGACGCCTTGTCCAACCAGACGGCGGAGGGGTTGCTGACCCGGCTGTTGTCTCCAGGCATCGTGGTTTACTCCGAGGAAAACCGCCGTATCTCCGAGTTCCTGCAGGCGCATCCGGGATCGGGCGAGGGCTGGCTGCAGGCGGCCATTCTTTGCGGAGTGATGGCCTTTAACGACCATTCGGGAATGTTTCGCGATATTCGCCCGGCTCTTGATCGCATGACAGCATTTCTGGCTGCGGCGGATGCGCTGGGAGTTTCGAAGGAGTCCCCGGGAAGGAAAGTCGCCGAGGCGTTGCGACTGACTCTGTGCGGGCAGCAGAGGGATGCATTGGCTATGAATCTCCCTGCGCAGGGAAAACTGGCCGATTGGAAGGAGATCATTCGCCTTCGCAATTCCATGGATTGGCGGTCGGGCCGCCCGGCCGCGGGCATGGGAAGCCCAGCGCTGCAGCATGAGTATTTTCGGGCGCTCACGATGGCGATCAATGAAATGTCAGGCATTGACTTTCTGGAGGAGATCAAGCTGGAGAAGATCGATCTCGGCTACTGTCGCATAGCCAACGAGCGGTACCTCTCCGTCAGAGGTGGGCATATCTTTAGCAAGCCCATTCTGATCCCGGAACTGCAGGAGATCGCTTATGCAGCCAAGGCCGAAGGCTTTGAGCCCTCGGATAAATCGTGGTCGTGGCTGAAGGAATATCTCGACACTCCGGAGGGATCTCCAGTCACTGCGGGCAGGGACGGGAGTTTGAGGCTCCAGGTCGCGGGCCGTAATCTGCTCTCGGGGATGCAGCAGCGCAGTCTCATGCAGGGGCTCGATTCGCTCTATGCTTTTCTCAATGACAAGTGGGGAGTGAAGGACGAGGCGTCCGAAGTGAAGGCATTCATCGTGAATCAGCTTCCCTCGCTAAGATACAAGCCATTCCTCGAGCGCTCCATGGAGCGCGACGCCCGACGGTATGAGATGATGAATGATCCCTTGCGAAAGATCATTCAAGAGCAGCCCGAGATGGTGACGCCCTGCCTGTGGGCGTCTTTGCGTCGCAACAAGGATGGGGATGATGTGCCGGCTCAGGTTCCCGACTGGCATAGGTGGTTTCATCCGGAAATCCCGTCAGGCACCGCCTTTGAAGAGGAGACCCGGCTGTATGACATCGGCGTGGGAGACGAGACGGACAAGGTCTGGATGACCGAGCTGCTTGATCGGGCGCCATACTCTTATCGGCTGGCCTACAATCTGGCTTACATCGACAACGGATCGAGCCACGACCACATCAAGCCCGCGATGTTCGAGAAATACATGGCGGACATGCTGGGATTCCACCGCAGAGCCATGCGCACATTGGCCAACTCATACTACGATCAACCCGCTGAGTACGAAAAATACTCCTCGCGGGTCGCCGAGATCGATCCTGATGAATATCTCGATCTGGGTTTCTATTTTCGCGAGCGGGACGATGCTGGTAAAGCGGCCCGGTATTACCTGCTCGGTTTTGAGAAGGCTCGCGACCGGGTCAGGACTGCCAACAATTCTCTTTGGCTGGTGAAATACCTCCATGGCAAAGGCGACGCCGAGATGGCGGAAAAGGTGGGAGCCGATGCTGCGGAGGTGTATTCTTATACTGGTCTGCAATCCTACATCTGGCTGCAGGAGGCGACCGGCCGGTGGAGCGGCGCCCTAGATACCGCCCGAAAGTGCGACGAAAGGTATAGCAAAGGCAAGCCGGTGGAGGAGTCCGCCCACCTGATCCGCGCTATGAAGGCTGCTCCGCAGTATGTGGACCGGGAGCAGTATGACAGGCTCATCGGCAGCATCTTCCCCGCAGGCATCCAGGAGGTTACCCTGGCCTCCTTCTCTGTTCCGCCCCAAAAGGGAGTCTCCATTCGCGAGACCAACAGCTTCTTGGAGCGTAATGGCCTCAAGAGCGGCATGATTATCGTCGCCCTCGATGGCTATCGTACGGATACCTTCGATCAATATCTCATGGTGCGCGCGATGACGACTGAACCCCTCATGAAGCTGGTCGTCTGGGATGGGCAGAAATACTCCGAACTGACGCCGTCCGTGGACGATCGCCGCTTCGGCGTCGATATGGGCGACTACATCGCCAGTACCCAGTAA
- the thiS gene encoding sulfur carrier protein ThiS → MKTVTINGQPREVAASTAVALVDELGLPAPTVLVELNGKALHRSEWPTEAITEGDVIEILRVSAGG, encoded by the coding sequence GTGAAAACGGTAACCATCAACGGCCAGCCACGCGAGGTCGCAGCCTCGACGGCGGTAGCATTGGTCGACGAACTCGGCCTCCCCGCCCCAACCGTGCTGGTGGAACTCAACGGCAAGGCGCTCCACCGCTCCGAGTGGCCCACAGAGGCCATCACCGAGGGCGACGTGATTGAAATCCTGCGCGTCAGCGCGGGAGGGTAG